In the Cucurbita pepo subsp. pepo cultivar mu-cu-16 chromosome LG17, ASM280686v2, whole genome shotgun sequence genome, TGAGCGAACAGAGGACCCGAATCAATTCTTGGATTTCTGTTTTAAGACCACGAATCTCGACTTTGAAGTGCCGTCCGTGACAGTGCACTTTGAAGGCGCCGATGTCCCCCTCCGTCGTGAAAATGTGTTCGTTATGGTGGCGGAGAATGTTGTTTGCTTGGCCTTCCGCGGCGGCGATGGACAAAGTATTTCCATCTACGGCAACATTGCACAGAACAATTTCCTTGTTGGTTACGATGTTACGAGGAACTCTGTTTCCTTCAAGCAGGCGGATTGTTCCGCTATGTGATTTTTATTTGCCTTCTTGTTTTCAGTCATCTATGTTCTTAGTTCATTATGAATCGtaccaaatataataatattattttctcttttattatgTGATATATATTGAgtgatattattttattagtaaatattgtctattttagtCTGTTATGTATATTATTAGTCTCGTGATTTTAAAGTCTAAGAGATTTTCTTCGgagatttcacaatttttatCAAACTTGTCAAGATTTTGACATGATTTGAAGGAGTAAGTGATATTTTTTATGTGTCATGGtaacattatattaaaaaaaatggaaatataatttttatattagtatgtacaataatttaaaattattagatatcCCGCTCACTTATATGTGTGACATACtatgttatattattaaaattagagtttttaaaaatgatgttaaatattatattatattttttcttataaaatattattgaatttacacggatgacattttttaataaaatttataatgaaaattgtatatattattattttttaaataatatttattaaaaagtatataaaaaaatgaaaaaaaattctctaaTATAACCCTATCTCAATGAATTTTTGGTGCGAAATCATTGTTTCGGTTTCACGCGGTTCTGTAGCGTCTTCCAACTTGCTGTCCGTTCCCCTTCACTTTCTTTGCTGGACAGCACTTGACATTTGTCGGTTATTAGGAGCATCCAAAAACGTCGAAATATAAGTTTCAAATTAAGTTCCGAATTAGTAGATGCTGCCAAGAAGGAGTGACGATACGTAAAAAGGGAGAAACTCCTTAATTCATATCTAATCTTAATTCATTAAACTATGGGCAGTTTTATGGTTTATTTTTCACCCTacaaattaagaattaaaattgagaaatgaaatgaaaacatACTCAAATACCggtaaatttgttaaaaaagaaaaaagaaaaaaagaaaaaaagaaaagagaaaaaaaaaagtggcaAAATCGATCCGCCAAATTCTGCCGGCTCTTAGACCGCAAGCAGCAGTGTCTTCACACGATCAGGTTACTGTTTCTCTCATTTGTTTCCCACCGATTCCGATTCCGATTCCGGTTCATCATTCGTCGGAAAATTTTCGTTTCTCAGGTCGATCAAGCGCCATATTATCCTAACATCGAATTTGGAGCCGAATTCGAATTGAATCGATTCGACTGAGCATCCATCTTTGTAACAATGACGGAATTTCTTGATTTGGAAGCACAGGATGGCGTCCGGATGCCGTGGAATGTGGTGCCCGGGACGAAGCAAGAAGCTAGCAACTGCATAGTTCCAGTTTCCGCCATGTATACGCCGATCAAAGCCTTCCCGAACATGCCGATGCTACCTTACGCTCCTCTTCGATGTCGTACTTGTCGCGCTATTCTCAATCCGTTTTCTATTGTTGATTTCGCTGCGAAGATCTGGATCTGTCCGTTTTGCTTTCAGCGGAATCATTTCCCTCCTCATTACGCCTCTATTTCCGATGATAACCTTCCGGCGGAGCTATTCCCGCAGTATACTACTATTGAATACGAGTCTTCTGGAGAAACGGTGTCTTCGGTTCCTTCGGTGTTCATGTTTGTGTTGGATACTTGTGTAATTGAAGAGGAGATTGCGTTTTTGAAATCTGCTTTGTCTCAGGCTGTTGATCTGCTTCCTGATAATTCTTTGGTTGGGCTCATTACATATGGTACTTTCGTTCACGTTCATGAATTGGGGTTCGGTCAGATTCCGAAGACGTTTGTGTTTAAGGGCTCCAAGGATGTGTCCAAGGACCAGCTTCTGGAGCAGATGAACTTCTTTCTCAAGAAGCCCAAGCCTCCCACTGGTGTCATTGCTGGCGCGAGAGATGGACTTTCAACTGAGAGCATTTCTCGCTTTCTGCTGCCTAAGTCCGAGTGCGAATTTGCTCTCAATTCCGTATGTATTATAAACTTTGAGATAAAATGACTGTGAGATGCTGTGAATTGAGAATTGAAAATGGTTTTCGAATTAATAGGTTTTGGAGGAGCTGCAGAAAGACCCTTGGGCAGTTCCAGCGGATCAGCGAGCACCGAGGTGCACTGGCACTGCCCTGAGCATTGCCGCCAGCTTGCTTGGCGCTTGTGTTCCTGGTTCAGGAGCAAGAATCTTAGCATTTGTTGGTGGGCCATCGACTGAAGGACCGGGTGCCGTAAGGATATCTTTTTAATATCATGGCACCAATTGTCGTaaccttcaaaattaattgttcaattttgttaattcagttggtttatatatttgaatgcATCTCGAATTAGGCTCTctaattattcttatttcttccTCATTTTCACTTTGTAGATTGTGTCTAAAAATTTATCTGAACCAATTCGGTCTCACAAGGACTTGGATAAAGATTCTGCCCCTCATTTTCATAAAGCTGTGAAGTTCTATGAGGGACTCTCGAAGCAGCTTGTTCATCAAGGACATGTACTTGATCTATTCGCTTGTGCTCTTGACCAGGTAATTTGCACCATTGATATGTCCactttgttcttaatttttcagGGCGCACTCGCAGGTGAATATTTTGCTAATGCAATGGATGTTCACGGGGTGGGAACTTATAATTTTAGTGATGGtaacatatcatattagaAGATACTGTTGATGTATTGAGAGCCCTTACAGAATAGTTTGTTTCTCAAATGTTCCACTTTTTGGAGGATTTATTTGGTTGTGAGGTTGAGCTTCCAATAGTCTaatcttgaaaaataaatgttcCTTAAAGAAGCATTATGTTCTTTAGGATTTATTATTTCTGTTAGATGCTTGCATATATTTTATGGAAGACTAAGCAGTTAGATGAAAAAAGATTATCCAGTGGGAAAGGGAATATGGGAAATTTTCACATTGCAGCTTTAGAATCCTAATTCTTATCCTTAAAcgataataatttattttatttctaattatagtttataacAGACATTGATGTTCCATTGTTCATTTGCACGTGTTTTGAgattacataattttaatgtACATATGTTATTTAGGTCGGTATTGCTGAAATTAAAGTTGCAGTTGAAAAGACTGGAGGGCTTGTTGTGCTTGCAGAAAGTTTTGGCCACTCAGTTTTTAAGGATTCACTTAAACGTGTTTTTTCGGGTGAATATGATCTTGGTTTAGCATCAAAGTAAGCTTTTCACTTAAATGTGTTTAAGGCACATGTCCTcttgattttagttttttgtaCTTTCCCATTTGCATTAGTGTTACTCAGGACATATATCTTCTAATatgtagaaaaaattataagttcaATCTTGTAATTGTACATTTTTATTTGCTGCCCCTTTCTTGGAATAGTAAAGATATctgattgtttttgtttatgattcatATCTATTTCAGACTGCCAATTTATAGATGTATTTGTGACATTTTAATCAGAACCTACATTTGTTGAGGGTTGAGGCCTAGGCTTGTGATTGATGTCCTGAACCAGTTGGTGTTAGCTGGTATGGTAAAGGTGTGGTTGAGGGTTTTAATGTGGGGACGGAGAGTCTGGATTGGTTACAACTTCATTTTGCAgatatccttttttttttttagaaggaAAGAACCATTACCAatctaaattgttttttttttgtcctttgAAACTCTCTggtcttcaaataaattggcAATAGTGATTCCTCCAAGTTGACCTATTGGGCTTCTATGGTCAAGTGTGAGCTTAGTCAGCTTCCTTGGCCTTATCTAGGATTTTCTTTTGGGAGTAAAGTGAGAAGTGGCCTTTTTGGAACCTGGTGGTGGAGAAAGTCCATCAACGACCATCTTCTTGAGGAAATGGCCTTCTTTTCCAAGGGAGGGAGACTTACTTTGGTTTATTCATTGCTAAGTATCCCTTATACTTTCTTTCCTTGTTTAGAATTCACGTTTCTGTTTGTAAAAGCATTGGCAGTTCATCGAGGATTTTCTTGTGGGACAGAGTGAATAAGGATGGTGGGTCCCACCTAATCAAGTGGGAAGCTGTTTTGAAGCTGATGGAGTTTGGTGCTTTAGGTATTGATAACTTGAGAGTATGTAATgaggtttttttttggcaAAATGGTGGTGAAATTTCTTTCAAGTAATCAAATGCTTTGTGATGTAGGAATGTGGTGAGTAAGTATGGACCACATCCTTTTGAGTGGGTTTCAAGTTGTAGGTTCAAGGGTATGGGTTCAAGAAAACACCTCAGGGCTGCTATAGTTTCAGACTCCCCTTTTTTCTCCTAGTTTGTTAAATGCTTGGTTGGGGTGGTTCAAAAACCTATTTTTTGGAGGATTCCTCGGTGGGTGACAAGCCCCTTTGTACTTTGCTTCCATAGTTTTATCACCTTTCAGATAAGAGGTTGCAGTTGGTAGCCTTTTCTATGCATTCCTTTGATAAGTCATGTTGCTTTCCTTTGGTTTTCATTGCCCCCCTCACTTATCAAGAGATATTGGAGGTTGTTACCCTTCTTACTGTCATTTTCGATCAGGTGATCTGTCATGAGAGAAGGGACTCCTGAATTTGGATCCCAGCACAACCGATGATTTCCCCTTTGGACTTTTTCCCCATGGCCTTTGCTTCCTTCTCCCTCCCAGGGTGCTTCTATGCTATGGCCTCTTTGGAAGGTTAAGATTTCTAAGAAACTGAAGTCCTTTGCTTCATAATTGTTGAAACTAATGTTAAATATAGGAATTCTAAATTAGggaattatcatt is a window encoding:
- the LOC111778623 gene encoding protein transport protein SEC23 isoform X1 produces the protein MTEFLDLEAQDGVRMPWNVVPGTKQEASNCIVPVSAMYTPIKAFPNMPMLPYAPLRCRTCRAILNPFSIVDFAAKIWICPFCFQRNHFPPHYASISDDNLPAELFPQYTTIEYESSGETVSSVPSVFMFVLDTCVIEEEIAFLKSALSQAVDLLPDNSLVGLITYGTFVHVHELGFGQIPKTFVFKGSKDVSKDQLLEQMNFFLKKPKPPTGVIAGARDGLSTESISRFLLPKSECEFALNSVLEELQKDPWAVPADQRAPRCTGTALSIAASLLGACVPGSGARILAFVGGPSTEGPGAIVSKNLSEPIRSHKDLDKDSAPHFHKAVKFYEGLSKQLVHQGHVLDLFACALDQVGIAEIKVAVEKTGGLVVLAESFGHSVFKDSLKRVFSGEYDLGLASNGIFEINCSKDIKVQGVIGPCASLEKKGPLCSDTVIGQGNTSAWKMCGFDKATTLSLIFEIVKKETSDATVQSASNQFYFQFLTYYQNSSGQMRLRVTTLSRRWVAGPGSIQDLIAGFDQEAAAAVMARLVSFKMENEAEFDPIRWLDKSLIHLCSRFGDYQKDTPSSFSLSPRFSIFPQFIFHLRRSQFVQVFNNSPDETAYFRMILNRENVANSVVMIQPSLISYTFHSAPEPVLLDVAAIAADRILLLDAYFTVVIFHGATIAQWRKAGYHNQPEHQAFAQLLQAPRDDVDATIKERFPVPRLVICDQHGSQARFLLAKLNPSATYNTESPLPGGDIIFTDDVSFEVFLDHLQRLTVQ
- the LOC111778623 gene encoding protein transport protein SEC23 isoform X2, whose protein sequence is MTEFLDLEAQDGVRMPWNVVPGTKQEASNCIVPVSAMYTPIKAFPNMPMLPYAPLRCRTCRAILNPFSIVDFAAKIWICPFCFQRNHFPPHYASISDDNLPAELFPQYTTIEYESSGETVSSVPSVFMFVLDTCVIEEEIAFLKSALSQAVDLLPDNSLVGLITYGTFVHVHELGFGQIPKTFVFKGSKDVSKDQLLEQMNFFLKKPKPPTGVIAGARDGLSTESISRFLLPKSECEFALNSVLEELQKDPWAVPADQRAPRCTGTALSIAASLLGACVPGSGARILAFVGGPSTEGPGAIVSKNLSEPIRSHKDLDKDSAPHFHKAVKFYEGLSKQLVHQGHVLDLFACALDQVGIAEIKVAVEKTGGLVVLAESFGHSVFKDSLKRVFSGEYDLGLASNGIFEINCSKDIKVQGVIGPCASLEKKGPLCSDTVIGQGNTSAWKMCGFDKATTLSLIFEIVKKETSDATVQSASNQFYFQFLTYYQNSSGQMRLRVTTLSRRWVAGPGSIQDLIAGFDQEAAAAVMARLVSFKMENEAEFDPIRWLDKSLIHLCSRFGDYQKDTPSSFSLSPRFSIFPQFIFHLRRSQFVQPQNQFFLM